Proteins encoded together in one Ictidomys tridecemlineatus isolate mIctTri1 chromosome 3, mIctTri1.hap1, whole genome shotgun sequence window:
- the LOC101959137 gene encoding olfactory receptor 3A1 — MSYYGGSLPGANRTAVTEFILLGLVETPGLRPVVFVLFFFAYLVTVGGNLSILAAILVEPKLHTPMYFFLGNLSVLDVGCITVTVPSMLSRLLSHKHTVLYGACLTQLFFFHLLAGVDCFLLTAMAYDRFLAICRPLTYSTRMSQTVQRILVAASWACAFTNALTHTVAISTLNFCGPNVINHFYCDLPQLFQLSCSSTQLNELLLFGLGILMAGAPVILIVTSYIHVAAAVLRIRSAEGRKKAFSTCGSHLTVVGIFYGTGVFSYMRLGSVEASDKDKGIGILNTVVSPMLNPLIYSLRNPDVQGALWRVLTGKRALS, encoded by the coding sequence ATGTCTTATTACGGGGGCTCATTGCCTGGAGCCAATAGAACTGCAGTGACTGAGTTTATTCTATTGGGCTTGGTGGAGACACCTGGGCTGCGACCAGTTGTCTTTGTGCTCTTCTTCTTTGCCTACCTGGTCACAGTCGGGGGCAACCTCAGCATCCTGGCAGCCATCTTGGTGGAGCCTAaactccacacccccatgtacttcttcctgggGAATCTGTCAGTGCTGGACGTTGGGTGCATCACTGTCACTGTTCCTTCAATGTTGAGTCGTCTCTTGTCCCACAAGCATACAGTTTTATATGGAGCCTGCCTCACACAGCTCTTCTTCTTCCATCTGTTGGCTGGTGTAGACTGCTTCTTGTTGACAGCCATGGCCTATGACCGATTCCTGGCCATCTGCCGGCCCCTCACCTACAGTACCCGCATGAGCCAGACAGTCCAGAGGATACTGGTGGCTGCGTCCTGGGCTTGTGCCTTCACCAATGCACTGACCCACACTGTGGCCATATCCACACTCAACTTCTGTGGCCCCAATGTGATCAATCACTTCTACTGTGACCTCCCCCAGCTCTTCCAGCTCTCCTGTTCCAGCACCCAGCTCAATGAGCTGCTGCTATTTGGTCTGGGTATCCTCATGGCAGGTGCACCTGTGATTCTCATCGTCACCTCCTATATCCATGTGGCAGCTGCAGTCCTGCGAATCCGCTCTGCGGAGGGCAggaagaaggccttctccacGTGTGGCTCCCACCTCACCGTGGTGGGCATCTTCTATGGGACAGGTGTCTTCAGCTACATGCGTCTGGGTTCAGTGGAGGCTTCAGATAAGGACAAGGGCATTGGCATCCTCAACACTGTTGTCAGCCCCATGCTGAACCCACTCATCTACAGTCTCAGGAATCCCGATGTGCAGGGCGCTCTGTGGAGGGTGCTCACCGGAAAGCGAGCGCTGTCATGA